Part of the SAR324 cluster bacterium genome is shown below.
CAAAATTTGGCAAATCCTCCTCAAGCAGTCAATGATGTTGTTCAGTTCATTGAAAAAACTCAGAATCTTTCAGGACAGGAAATGGCCTTTGTTGAGGAAGCAATTGGGCCACATGATACCGGAGGATTCAAAGAACTTAGAAAAAAGACTCTTGTTCCAGTCTGTGGGGGAGAAATCATTACTACTCCATGGGACATGATCAGCCGAATGAGAGATCAGGTGTACGAATTCGTTCAGCCTGATGCCTCAGTGATTGGGGGTTTTTCAGCGTTGGAAGAGATTTTTGAAGCATCTGCGGAGACCAAAACAGCTGCAGTGGTTCATGCTTGGGGGGGACCTGTCGCAATGATGGCCAATTACCACGCTGCATTCGGGCTCGGAGGGAAATTGGTTGAGTATCCTATGTTAGCTTTCCCTCTTGGGGATGTGTTGCTCGCAGATAGTTTACGAATTGAGAATGGGCACATAACCTGTCCAACTACCCCTGGAATTGGGATTGAGATCACTCCTGAAGTTGAAGCAGAATTCCCTTTTGATCCAGAAGCAGTTTACTCCTGCAAACTGCTAAATCGTGGAGCCCCTAGTGATGAATCTTGGAAAGACTGAAAGGTCAGAAAGTAATTCTCTGTTGAGCAACATACGACTTCTAGAAAAAATTGATCGTTCCAGCCTCCGGGATCAAGTGCTTACTTCGATCAGAAATGCAATTATCACCGGAAAATTGAGAGCCTCCGATAAAATCTCAGAAGTTGAATTGAGCAAACAGTTTGGGGTCAGCCGGACTCCCGTGCGTGAAGCGATTCGTACTTTGGAATTACATGGCTTCATTGAAGTCCAT
Proteins encoded:
- a CDS encoding enolase C-terminal domain-like protein, which translates into the protein MPLISQIKTLLLSSPYAHADHPEILECFPNGPKRTVGMVEITLDNGVKGVGEGYLAVFAPEVFRAIVDLCRPYLEGTEAFDRKERVRDLCRICDYWSLQGAARHVISAFEIALVDAHSKSMGKPAWQLFTDSPDKSIRAYGSGGICDTKEHFTQEMDMLSKLGIDLFKIRSVKSDIYRTAWVLNDANNRGMKVGVDMCQNLANPPQAVNDVVQFIEKTQNLSGQEMAFVEEAIGPHDTGGFKELRKKTLVPVCGGEIITTPWDMISRMRDQVYEFVQPDASVIGGFSALEEIFEASAETKTAAVVHAWGGPVAMMANYHAAFGLGGKLVEYPMLAFPLGDVLLADSLRIENGHITCPTTPGIGIEITPEVEAEFPFDPEAVYSCKLLNRGAPSDESWKD